In the Drosophila willistoni isolate 14030-0811.24 chromosome 3R, UCI_dwil_1.1, whole genome shotgun sequence genome, aaaaattggtaCGAGGATTTTTGGACAGTTTCAAAGTTGGCTAACAATAGTCGTATTGAGTGTTGGTCTGGACCTAAGTGGGAGGGGAGCAAAGTGTTTCAGTTTAACAATTGCAAAGGAAACCATCTAAGCGTTTAACAACCAAACGGAATACATTCAAGACACtcaaattgaatgaaaatggCAGTGGGTTGAGAAGAGGAAGCGCATAAGACTCGATTCGAAAATCGTTAGTTAGTGGTTgcttttggtttggtttttaattttttaatattttaaaaatgcattctttattatttctatttgtttttgtttttaactttttaaaagctgacaacaaattgaaatacTTATTCAAAGAGAGGAGGTACACTCAAAGAAATTTTATGTACGTTATCCGCAGACTAAATACCACACTCCGCTTAACTATTAATCCATTTCTTTTGGGTATACACTTGCAAAATGTTTGGCTGAAATCATATAGATAATTATGGGCAGGAGTTTGTATTTAAGAGAttacaattaaaactgtttatCGTGAAGTTCAAGAATTACCATCCTGTATCGTAAtcctttcaaatttttatattaatttgtttCAGACTTGCACAAAAATAGCGCagaaaactttttgccacTAAAATTCGGACATTGAGATCAATTACTTTTTAGCTCCAAAAAGCAGGCAACATTTTTTAATAGAAGACTCTTCTTTATTATAATGTTTGACTTTGATTGGACTTAATGGGAAAGCTGAGGCTTTATGAATGTATGCAATAAGCAGTCAACAATCAactttttaaaaactattaagAACATTTCGAATGTTGGCTTAAAAAAGTGTCCCTCAGTGGAAATATTCTTCAAGTAAAATAACATTTAAAAGTTGTTtacactttttaaataaacttatCTCGACAGTctattgcatattttatgAAGTGAATTGCATTGCAATTAGTAATTATTTTAGTAAAATGGGTATTTCAATTATAATAAACTTTCCTAAATTCAGAGtcataaacatttttgaaataagttgcttctattttaaagttttcagCAATACTTCAACCATCTTTTGATAGCTAAGTACACAGCATTTTGCAAGTCTATATAATCACGGCCGAGCCGAGTATGATGAGAATTTGGATCTTGTGATTGGAAGTGTAGATAtcgatgctgctgctgctgctgctattgccAGTTACCAGTtccggtttttgttttgtgtgtgtttctgtatTCTATTCTGCGTCTATTCGTGTATTCCCCATTTTGCGTTGCGTTGAGTTTACATGTGTTTTGTTCTGTTTAAATGCCTAGAATATAGTACTTAGAATGTAACTCTTACTTATGTTCTGTATGCCACCCAATCCAATCGCATTCCTTTGTCTCTGGCCTCGCAGTGACAACTGGTTAAAGTTGTCGCTGTTGCCtcgtttctgtttcttttttcatttttttttttcgtgtttagCTAACTAGCATTTTAGTTACagttttacatatgtatgtatataccagCGTAccgttttcaaaatttgtttctcaATTCGCATTACATTCATTTTGCTATTTACATGGAACTCAAAGTTACGCTTGATAAATTTTGACTAGTTGCCTTGAAGGGGTGAAAGAGGGAGTTGCTTTGCTTAAttaatcttttgttttttattttctttttgtttttttgtgtttttcttattttttgctttgttattCGCATATACTCGTATTTTGAATTAGGGCAAAAATGCTTGTGTGTCTGGTTGCTACGTGGTTTGCTATGTTAATCGAGAGAAAAATGctagttgtttgtttttttgaaatcCTTTGGATACGTACATAATTCATCATCGTTATCTAATCATCGTCAACATTATAATTTATCATTTTGCagcgctgctgctgctgatctACAATGTTCATTCGCTTATTCATCTTCTCCTCCGTCGTGTTGTTGTGCTTTCATAAGAGATTTACACAGTTGTTTATTCTAGACCTATATCACCGCTTAATTGCCTTAACCAATCTAATTATTTTAGCGTATTCTCTCATCTGCTCATCATGATTCATtgttgtcttttgttttgttttgttttgtgttgttgttggtatctTAAGAAATTAGTTGATTGATTATGAACGAATGTATTCgtattttatgtataaatgtatgtatatgtgctgGATTTCATTTCCGTTTCGTTTTCACTACTTATAAAGAGTTGATCGAATTTAAATTTGTCAATGTCTTATCTGTTTGCCAGTGTAGTAGTAGTTAAAAGGCTTTAACCaccatatacatgtatatatatatatattatatatattaatgtgAATCATACAATATATGCGTATTTTGCAAGGTATTAATTATGTATTATGAAACCAATGCGATCCTATGCAAAAACGTTATTTTGTGTcttgttatatgtatatgtttttgtttttttttttgtgtgtttgtgtatataCTCGTATGTAGTTTgtacataaaaatatatattttatatatatatatatatatatatatatatatgtatatgccatatggtatgtatgtttgtgtacttatatatgtatatgctagCAGGCagaataataatttaatgtgCTTTTACATTCGCCTTTTGTACACTTTTGAAAACAATGCGAAAACTATTTCGAActtgtatatatgtttttttttttttgcatatattaATAGAGTTAATAATGTTGTTTTCTCTTGCCTTTATGGTGTATGTACTTTCTTGTaggaaacattttttttgtttttttttagaaataatATAGAAAAGTAAATTGAAAACTGTCAAGAAGCGTAAAGAACTCAAGCTTATAGCTTTTTGTAGGTTCGTAGTAGTTCCGATATCGTTTTACTCTCTTTGGGTTTGTCTTTTGTTCTTGCACAtgccatatatgtacatatacatacacatatatgtgtctgtttttatatatgtatctgtatgTATCTAGTGCATTAATTTTCATCTAGGTCTTAAATACAAATAGCGCTCGCTCTAAGGCTTCTTGTATTGTAAACCATATTCCATAATTTGCATTTTGAGTTTGTTGAGTttgacatttgttttttttatttttaagcacttaaaactaaacaaaattttgtgttatttagcgaaaaaaaaaattaaaaacaaaatggataCATTGGGGGTGAAGGAATAAAACAATAAgttatatacaacaaaaaccagTTTCGAATGGTTTCTTTACGCCTTAGATTTACATAGAATATGCAATATACAAATAAGTCTTAAATGTGTCTTGTATACATGTTGATCATAATAAGGGTTtcggtttttttattttgttttgctttctcCATTATTCTTTATCTTGCTTATTTCTCTTTGTCTTGGGTATTAGTAAAGCATTTGAAGGGCATATTCTTTTCGACTTCAGCTATCAATCTGAAGCCAAATGCCCAAGGCCATCAATAGCAGCCAGTTGCCCAAATGAATATGGCCAGTGCTGGAGCCAGTTTCACCGCATTTGCCTGAAAGATAATTGTTAGTTTCAGAAATTTCATTGTTGCTTATGAAATACTCACCAAATACGGATAGATTGGCCACCAAATGATGATCGGGTGGCTTCTGTGTGCCACGATAGCAGGCATCACCCACTACCAGTTTGGCCGATGTACCCTCAGTGGGTCTATAGGTTAGACAGACACCATGCTTGGTACCCTTATGTCTGGCTATTATAAAGAAAGTGCTATTCTCTGTCCAGGAGCCATGGCACGAGTACTCTGTGAAATGTTACAATTGTTAAGTACAACAATAGTTCAAGGGGACTTTTTTCCAAATGTGGCTTACCCTCTTCGCCTTCCACACTGCAGAGTGGTCTAACATCAATTAGATTTGCTTCAGTGCATCCCACCCAGAGCTGACGCTGTGCATTATAGTTGGTCACACAACTTGGTGCATCACGACGATTTCGCGTGGCGACAAATCCCACGCTGGTATCGCTGCTATTACTCAGGCTACTACCCAATACCAGGGTCTGCATTTGTTGGGGAGGCTGTTCTTGCTGTTGCTCCTTCTGTTGGCTGTGATCCTTGGGCGCATTGCGCCGACTACGGATGGGTAGACCGCGAGTGTTTCCATGCCATGAGCCACGCTCCATGCTGCGTTCAGCGTTGCGAAAACTGAGTGTACTGTGCCTGCGAGAaaaccacaaaacaaaaatttgcaaattgcCTGGAAGATATGTACGAGTATGTAGATATGTGTACTTACCCTTTGTGGCCAAAAGTTCCTGAATCGGTGCTGTCGTGATGATGATGTCCGTGTCCCAGATGCGATTTACCGTTGTGATTGCGCTTGTGGCGCGTGACCAAATAGGGCGGTCCAATGGCTCCACGCAAAGTATAGAGTCCCTCCATCGGGCATATGGCCGGTTCCGGATTGCTTGCTGTATTTGCACGAgcaaaaacagagagagatagagagagagagagagagggagagaacgAGTTGCAGTGATGGGTTTGGGGAGGAACGGGTCATTTCATATGCATCTTACCCAGTAAGGTAATGTAGGCCATCTTATTAATGTCAAAGTGATCCGGTGCACAGGCATCCTCGAGGCGTATGGCCGGTTTGCCAGTTTGTATTTCGATGACATGCGTATCCCGGCGATAGAACATCATGCACATAAAACCCGATTGGCTGCGGGTAAGTAACACACAGGTAACGATACAGGTAAAGAGAAATTGAATTTtgccagctttgcctctggtGTGCCTTTCGTCACCCCCGGGCagcattttcaattttgtgCTACTTACCAGCCAGTTGTATAGTGCACCACAGCCATCATTTCGGTTGGGGTCTGTTTGTTTATCTGCTCGCAGAGGGCACGTGTCTCCATATAGCCATTGGGCTTAATAATGTGCACGGAACCATCGCTGTAAAGAATGAAGATGGTTCAGTTTCGATTCAGTTTGGGTTTGGTCTGGTTAGATGGGCTTGACATTGGCAATTGGGCCACAGGGCGGGTCGCTACTCACTTGGAATGATAATTGTAGACAGCATTGCCCATAAGTGCATGCCAGTGACGTGGACCCTTGAACCAGGCTGGGAAGTCACAGCGTTCAGCCACAGGCGGTTTGCGTAGGGACATGATACGTGAGCCAACCTGTAGGTAATACAAAAATGGGCGTGGTATTTACAGTTAAGTGAAAATGGCAGCTAAAGCGGTTGGGCGGTTGGGTTGACTGGTGGGTTGGTGTAGTAGGGTGGCATAAAAGTGCTTACCTCGGCACTGTCTAAGCCATTGCAAGTGGCATCGCCGGATTGTGCCAGCTTATATTCGGCATCTTTGGAACTGAGCATACTGGGACCGCCTGCAGAAAGGTATTAATGCTCAAACAAAAAGTTCATCCTGTTTGCCAGAAGGCTGCTGCTACTTACCCATCAACGAGGAGATTTTCTCGTAGACAAAGCAGCGATAACGCTCCTCGTTCGAAATGGCATGATGGTGCGAGACGAGACCAACCAAATAGCGTGAGTTGCCATCCTTCCAGGTAGCCAGGCATGTTAGCTCCTCAACTGAAAGAACGAACCGACGAACGAACAAACGAATGAACGAGTATAAAACGAGTGAAAAAAgcggaaggaaggaaggaagggaAATAGAAAGGATGTTCAACTTCAGAACGATGAGTCATTCATTGTCATGGCCGGTCGAGAACTTACCCGTACTCTCGGTACCCTGGACATCCGGACACGCTTGAAAACTCAACAGCAGGCGACTCTCCTCAGTGCAACTCTCAATATTGGATACAGGCGACTTGCATTCACCGTGCCCCCGATTGTAGGTGAATATGAAGGGACCTGCAAATGGAGAAACAAACAATGCTTCAAAATTACAAGACCCAAGTGCAAAATCCAAGTTGAATTCACTCACCCTTTAGCGGACACTTGACCGGCTCGGCGCTCTCGCGGAATAATGAATAGAGGAGGGCATCGCCCGGAATTTGGTCGCAGAGATTCTGTAAAGTCTCACGGCCCTTGCAAAAGTCTGGGGGACATGATTATTTGAaaagcacaaataaaaattcaattaatgcAAATCGCAGAtgatgtggttgttgttgttgcaacagAAAATAGagacacgcacacatacagacaATTACGAATACATAGAGGATAGAGTagagtagtagtagtagataAGATAGAGTagagtaagtaagtaagtagttAAGTGAAGTAGAAGTAAAGTAAATGGTAGTGGGATTGTTGTAAAGGATTAGTAcgtttttgttcttgttgtttggGAAACATGGTGGATATTTTTAGTAAATAAGAGCAACACATTAAAGTAAACTTAAGGTTTTTgggtttaaatatataaaaacaaaagaaaaaagaccAATCTCTACAAAGAGCTATGTGTATATTATAGGGTATTTAATTTGTAgtcattttcgttttcttttccttAGTAAACATTATTGTTTTTCGAGCACCGCACTGGAATCCATGGACATACCGAGCATCTgctgttttaaattaaacagaaatttgtttaattaagtGGACCAAGCGACTTGATGCCAAGCAATAAAACAGAGAGCAAAATGAATGATGATAAAATAAAGCAATATCGCTTCAAgcgaaaaatgaaaaaataggGAAAAAAGATTCTTGGATTAAACTCAGATAGGTCGAACTTTTCATACCCTTTCAAGTCGACATTGAAATTGACAGATCAGCAATGGAAAATGAAGGAAATTCGAACCCGAAAGTTAGCAATTGGCAATTGAAGAGTGTTATCTTTGCTTTGACAGTTCATAGCATACTTAAGGGAGCGGAAGAAAGTATTTTTAATCTGACTACAGTCCAAGACTAAGAGATATACCCTTTCTCGCACAAAGTGTGCATTTATTTAATGATGTTTGCTACTCGGTGCGGGGGCATTCCTCCCGCGGTCGCGGTCTTCAAGTGCGGCACTCAGTAaaggaaacaacaacaatttctgTTGAAATGTGTAAAAAGCAGTGGTAAGTACAAGACATAAGTAAGTTAAGTaagttgaaaatgaaaaatgtatataaagagCATGACGACGATCACAAAAAATAACTAAaggaaacagaaaaaaacaacacaacaaaaatgaagagttttttgtttcactttttCGTTCAGCTCTGGCCTCAACAATGTTGCCGAACtttcttcttctgtttttctctttggttttcttttgcatttttttgtttaaaacttAACAGAAAAGCGCACAACACGTTGAAgtatgaacaaaaaaaaaacaaccgaaatgaaacacacacactttttgttcatatatagaatatatgtatatgatttttttttttggttattacCTCTGGTTAAATTCAAACCAGAAAtccaaaaaaagagaaaaagttgaacaaaaaaaacaacacagaaaataagaataaatagagcaataaaaatatatgataTGTTGATGGCAGTTATGGGGgccacatatgtatgtatgtattttgtaGTTGTGGTAGTAGTAGATAGTAGTAggagtagtagtagtagtaataGTAGTAGATTTTAGGTAGTAAGTATTTGTTGCTAGAGCAAGCATATAACAGTTGTAAAAAGATttcaaacaaaccaaaaaaaaaagtaagtacacaaaaactaaacaaaaaattatgaatataTAATGAAGAAGTCGTTTGTTTTGTGGCAAACCCGcgcatatatatgtttttatcatattaagatatatatatatagagttatatatatattctcagggtttttgttttgtggtaaAGGgtcctctctttttttttttggtattttttttgtttttttgagtGGTTGTTAGAGTTAAGATTTGTAACTAAAATCTGTTTCAGTTTATaatatacttatacatatatatatgtatcatATATAGAACGCATAGTCAGGCATAAGATTTGATATAGCTAAATAGTAggcacaacaacaaacagttttggttttgttttttggtttttcatcAGGCTAAGAGCAAGTaactaaataatttaaatgaaaatataaaagaaaaaccaagcACACGCAGAGTTTAACTTAAAATTaccaattatatatatatatatatacgttgtgtgtgtgtgtgttagccAGGATATGCAGGATAcaagtgtgtttgtgtgtgtgtgtgtgtggcacaAGGGGTAAGGCTTTTGGGGTTGGGGAGGAAGGTTTTGGTACATTTGAGTAATGATTGTAATTAAGTAGTAGTAGCAACAACTACGCTTTATGAGTTATACAAAAGCATATCATAAGAACGACAAAGGTGTAAGGGGCGTGgcgtgtgtatatgtgtgtgtgttggtcaACCACTACAGAGAAGCGTTTATGGCATAGTAGTATATCATGACAAggcaaaaaaaggaaaaacaggAAAAGGACAACAAAacgaggaaaaaaaaatagggaaCATTACagacataaaaaataaattataatactTTTTGCAAATGGTTTAAGtattacgttttttttttgccacagTTAGTTatacgcacacacagacacagacacttagaacgaacacacacacggaATTCTAACTAGAAAAGTatgtaacacacacacacacacagagtcacagagtaagagagagatatagacaaagacacacacacatatatatatatatagagaaaaaAACTGTACGAGtaatgtatgtacgtatgtatcggtaaattagaaatataaccgagagagagagagagagatcagAAATTGTTGAGTTTCATGTTAAAATTacattaattaaattacaCACATGTAAGTA is a window encoding:
- the LOC6650972 gene encoding uncharacterized protein LOC6650972 isoform X1, with translation MLPQQPEEREKHQLQLQHCRRAVDVAAAATQHPSVGIGLAMYYNIEQDIAAAAASGAARIASNPTTFGTTNTCTSKTKARAGTSLIYLPPSFCYPCKHDVPAASQTTKRTTSQDSRCGGSCSCCCCEHKNYDKHAAAPPMLTPATNTVSIGASEGAASASAAMSSTCSTAASSVKFLQRGIQLPEHTCCCNDLRQTLQLVMPTVGEQRQQRRERMRRERPSHASLKQLKPTITPTTTIAAAATTTDATATEFTYNSPTTTRTTAMATTGLPLLHDVDDDDDDDDDNDGNRNGDDENENDECRYFNFNGDISAPERLEMEQKQQQQQQQPKQLTSITWLIFLWQHLLQANAFSSISIFDSSFSSATIARTRNTIAARSWRSRSNINSKTNSNSMTSTKSWFGPLLMLLLATSVSGWGGRQDAPTNCTFPARWEGSWFLSGYQQSIHIKGSQFSYRGRCAASDGNKYLIVDEKGCHRCLVIYEKHKNVLQYKESECEGDSMYMHQSNPSALAMRSSIKQTSDHRGGAHPNTNGHSRLSSSDQYIMRSNDDMNDCPPDFCKGRETLQNLCDQIPGDALLYSLFRESAEPVKCPLKGPFIFTYNRGHGECKSPVSNIESCTEESRLLLSFQACPDVQGTESTVEELTCLATWKDGNSRYLVGLVSHHHAISNEERYRCFVYEKISSLMGGPSMLSSKDAEYKLAQSGDATCNGLDSAEVGSRIMSLRKPPVAERCDFPAWFKGPRHWHALMGNAVYNYHSNDGSVHIIKPNGYMETRALCEQINKQTPTEMMAVVHYTTGCQSGFMCMMFYRRDTHVIEIQTGKPAIRLEDACAPDHFDINKMAYITLLASNPEPAICPMEGLYTLRGAIGPPYLVTRHKRNHNGKSHLGHGHHHHDSTDSGTFGHKGHSTLSFRNAERSMERGSWHGNTRGLPIRSRRNAPKDHSQQKEQQQEQPPQQMQTLVLGSSLSNSSDTSVGFVATRNRRDAPSCVTNYNAQRQLWVGCTEANLIDVRPLCSVEGEEEYSCHGSWTENSTFFIIARHKGTKHGVCLTYRPTEGTSAKLVVGDACYRGTQKPPDHHLVANLSVFGKCGETGSSTGHIHLGNWLLLMALGIWLQIDS
- the LOC6650972 gene encoding uncharacterized protein LOC6650972 isoform X3, with translation MLPQQPEEREKHQLQLQHCRRAVDVAAAATQHPSVGIGLAMYYNIEQDIAAAAASGAARIASNPTTFGTTNTCTSKTKARAGTSLIYLPPSFCYPCKHDVPAASQTTKRTTSQDSRCGGSCSCCCCEHKNYDKHAAAPPMLTPATNTVSIGASEGAASASAAMSSTCSTAASSVKFLQRGIQLPEHTCCCNDLRQTLQLVMPTVGEQRQQRRERMRRERPSHASLKQLKPTITPTTTIAAAATTTDATATEFTYNSPTTTRTTAMATTGLPLLHDVDDDDDDDDDNDGNRNGDDENENDECRYFNFNGDISAPERLEMEQKQQQQQQQPKQLTSITWLIFLWQHLLQANAFSSISIFDSSFSSATIARTRNTIAARSWRSRSNINSKTNSNSMTSTKSWFGPLLMLLLATSVSGWGGRQDAPTNCTFPARWEGSWFLSGYQQSIHIKGSQFSYRGRCAASDGNKYLIVDEKGCHRCLVIYEKHKNVLQYKENFCKGRETLQNLCDQIPGDALLYSLFRESAEPVKCPLKGPFIFTYNRGHGECKSPVSNIESCTEESRLLLSFQACPDVQGTESTVEELTCLATWKDGNSRYLVGLVSHHHAISNEERYRCFVYEKISSLMGGPSMLSSKDAEYKLAQSGDATCNGLDSAEVGSRIMSLRKPPVAERCDFPAWFKGPRHWHALMGNAVYNYHSNDGSVHIIKPNGYMETRALCEQINKQTPTEMMAVVHYTTGCQSGFMCMMFYRRDTHVIEIQTGKPAIRLEDACAPDHFDINKMAYITLLASNPEPAICPMEGLYTLRGAIGPPYLVTRHKRNHNGKSHLGHGHHHHDSTDSGTFGHKGHSTLSFRNAERSMERGSWHGNTRGLPIRSRRNAPKDHSQQKEQQQEQPPQQMQTLVLGSSLSNSSDTSVGFVATRNRRDAPSCVTNYNAQRQLWVGCTEANLIDVRPLCSVEGEEEYSCHGSWTENSTFFIIARHKGTKHGVCLTYRPTEGTSAKLVVGDACYRGTQKPPDHHLVANLSVFGKCGETGSSTGHIHLGNWLLLMALGIWLQIDS
- the LOC6650972 gene encoding uncharacterized protein LOC6650972 isoform X2, encoding MLPQQPEEREKHQLQLQHCRRAVDVAAAATQHPSVGIGLAMYYNIEQDIAAAAASGAARIASNPTTFGTTNTCTSKTKARAGTSLIYLPPSFCYPCKHDVPAASQTTKRTTSQDSRCGGSCSCCCCEHKNYDKHAAAPPMLTPATNTVSIGASEGAASASAAMSSTCSTAASSVKFLQRGIQLPEHTCCCNDLRQTLQLVMPTVGEQRQQRRERMRRERPSHASLKQLKPTITPTTTIAAAATTTDATATEFTYNSPTTTRTTAMATTGLPLLHDVDDDDDDDDDNDGNRNGDDENENDECRYFNFNGDISAPERLEMEQKQQQQQQQPKQLTSITWLIFLWQHLLQANAFSSISIFDSSFSSATIARTRNTIAARSWRSRSNINSKTNSNSMTSTKSWFGPLLMLLLATSVSGWGGRQDAPTNCTFPARWEGSWFLSGYQQSIHIKGSQFSYRGRCAASDGNKYLIVDEKGCHRCLVIYEKHKNVLQYKESECEGDSMYMHQSNPSALAMRSSIKQTSDHRGGAHPNTNGHSRLSSSDQYIMRSNDDMNDYFCKGRETLQNLCDQIPGDALLYSLFRESAEPVKCPLKGPFIFTYNRGHGECKSPVSNIESCTEESRLLLSFQACPDVQGTESTVEELTCLATWKDGNSRYLVGLVSHHHAISNEERYRCFVYEKISSLMGGPSMLSSKDAEYKLAQSGDATCNGLDSAEVGSRIMSLRKPPVAERCDFPAWFKGPRHWHALMGNAVYNYHSNDGSVHIIKPNGYMETRALCEQINKQTPTEMMAVVHYTTGCQSGFMCMMFYRRDTHVIEIQTGKPAIRLEDACAPDHFDINKMAYITLLASNPEPAICPMEGLYTLRGAIGPPYLVTRHKRNHNGKSHLGHGHHHHDSTDSGTFGHKGHSTLSFRNAERSMERGSWHGNTRGLPIRSRRNAPKDHSQQKEQQQEQPPQQMQTLVLGSSLSNSSDTSVGFVATRNRRDAPSCVTNYNAQRQLWVGCTEANLIDVRPLCSVEGEEEYSCHGSWTENSTFFIIARHKGTKHGVCLTYRPTEGTSAKLVVGDACYRGTQKPPDHHLVANLSVFGKCGETGSSTGHIHLGNWLLLMALGIWLQIDS